AGCTTTTGCCGATAGAATAGCAGGATATAGCTGGCTTCTTATACCTTTATTAATTGCTGTATTGATAAAAAATATTAAAATTACAATTAACAAAGCAGTTTTACTATCCTTTATTCTAATAATAGGCATCCTAACAACACCTTTAATACATGCATTTTTCGTTTACTAATAGATTTGGAGGTCACTATATGACAACTCTTTATAAGAAAATATATGATAAGTCTCCTATTATAATTCAACATCTATTTACTACCTTAAAGGGGTATGAATTAAAAAAGAGAAGGTACAATAAACTTTATTTTGAAAAATTAAATATGTATAAAAATCTTCAAGATCCTATAAAAGAACAATCAAATCAGTTAAATAAATTATTAAAACATTTGAAATATAATATTCCCTATTATAAAAAGACTCTCCAAAATATTTCCGATGAAGACCTTAATGAAGAAACTCTATTAAATTTACCTATAATTACAAAAGAAGATTTGAGGAAAGACCTTAAAAGTTTTGTAAATCCTAATCAAAAAGATATGTTTAAAGGGAAAACAGGTGGAACTACTGGTAAAAGCTTAATAGTTTATGCAAGTAAAATAGACAATGCTAAGAGGATGGCATATTTGGATTACTTTAAACTAAAGCATGGTGTTAAACCTTTTAGTAAAAGAGCAAGTTTTACTGGGAAAGAAATAGTGCCTTATAAACAAAATAAAAATGTTTTTTGGAGATATAATTATGCAATAAACCAAGTCCTTTATTCAGGTTTCCATGTAAGTGAAAATAATATCCCTTACTATATAAAATCTTTAAATAAATTTAAACCAAAAGCCTTAGATGGTTTTCCAACTTCCATATATAGAATTGCTAAATATATTAATGCGAATAATATTAAACTATCTT
This window of the Halobacillus sp. Marseille-Q1614 genome carries:
- a CDS encoding phenylacetate--CoA ligase family protein codes for the protein MTTLYKKIYDKSPIIIQHLFTTLKGYELKKRRYNKLYFEKLNMYKNLQDPIKEQSNQLNKLLKHLKYNIPYYKKTLQNISDEDLNEETLLNLPIITKEDLRKDLKSFVNPNQKDMFKGKTGGTTGKSLIVYASKIDNAKRMAYLDYFKLKHGVKPFSKRASFTGKEIVPYKQNKNVFWRYNYAINQVLYSGFHVSENNIPYYIKSLNKFKPKALDGFPTSIYRIAKYINANNIKLSFKPICIFPTAETLLEHQKKEIEEAFNCPVRNQYASSEGAPFITECENGRLHFNTETGYFNLKDYNIEENLYELVVTSFLNYTTPIVQYKIGDIVEFNKNQEVCDCGNRSLYVEKILGRQSDYLLSKNGKVTSVHLSNAIKNAPNSIVACQFVQEKLNEIIINIVVDDTKFVEKHKDDIVEALKYRFGNDIRVKFNFVEELKKEKSGKTLFIKNLLVNKQ